The proteins below come from a single Oncorhynchus keta strain PuntledgeMale-10-30-2019 chromosome 32, Oket_V2, whole genome shotgun sequence genomic window:
- the LOC118365103 gene encoding zinc finger protein OZF-like isoform X1: MSSLSHSPLDKDEEVGWTERETLVKEEEEDVTVQKQIEGEAVIVKEEEKDVSVKEEEYSFRVKEEEDVTVKEEEKEEDAVFGVKEGNMTVTLKEEKEEEEEVGDLFNTKERRDYRGSSREPQQHHDADEAEKSLSTSEHLKKHQQKPTGKTSHCCSDCGKCCKSSSELKIHQRVHTGEKSHHCFYCGKSYSCSDSLKVHQRIHTGEKPYSCDQCGKSFTQSGCLVVHQRTHTGEKPNHCSDCGKSFSRLDSLKVHQRIHTGEKNFCCSYCGKHYSRLNSLQGHLRIHTGEKSYSCDQCGKSFAQSGNLLVHQRTHTGYKPYGCDQCGKSFTQSGSLKSHQRIHTGEKPYGCDQCGKSFTQSGSLIVHQRAHTGEKPYGCDQCGKRFVASNYLTTHQRTHTEQSYSCNQCGKSFTQPNTLIVHLRTHTGEKPHGCDQCGKRYSDKRSLIKHQTIHT; encoded by the exons ATGAGTTCACTAAGCCACTCTCCtcttgataaagatgaggaggTCGGCTGGACGGAGAGAGAAACTCtcgtgaaagaggaagaggaggatgtcaCAGTACAAAAACAAATAGAGGGTGAGGCTGTTAtcgtgaaagaagaagagaaagacgtttcagtgaaagaagaggaatactcgttcagagtgaaagaagaggaggatgttacagtaaaagaagaggagaaagaggaggatgcaGTTTTTGGAGTGAAGGAGGGGAACATGACTGTCACATTgaaagaggaaaaggaggaggaagaggaggttggAGATCTGTTTAACACCA AAGAGAGACGAGACTATCGTGGATCCTCTcgggagcctcaacaacatcatgatgctgacgaggcagagaagagtctctccacatCAGAACACCTCAAGAAACACCAGCAGAAACCCACAGGAAAGACAtctcactgctgctctgactgtgggaaatgTTGCAAATCTTCATCAGAACTTAAAATACACCAGCgagtacacacaggagagaaatctcaCCACTGTTTTTACTGTGGGAAGAGTTACTCATGTTCAGATTCACTAAAAGTACACCAGagaattcacacaggagagaaaccttatagctgtgatcaatgtgggaagagttttactcagtcaGGCTGTCTGGTAgtgcaccagagaacacacacaggagagaaacctaaccactgctctgactgtgggaaaagTTTCTCAAGATTAGATTCACTAAAAGTACACCAAagaattcacacaggagagaaaaaTTTCTGCTGCTCTTACTGTGGGAAACATTACTCGAGGTTAAATTCACTGCAAGGACACCTGAGaattcacactggagagaaatcttacagctgtgatcaatgtgggaagagttttgctcAGTCAGGCAACCTGCTAgtgcaccagagaacacacacaggatatAAACCTTatggctgtgatcaatgtgggaagagttttactcagtcaGGCAGCCTGAAATCACACCAAAgaatacacactggagagaaaccttatggctgtgatcaatgtgggaagagttttactcaatCAGGCAGCCTGATAGTGCACCAAAGAGCACACACCGGAGAGAAACCTTatggctgtgatcaatgtgggaagaggttTGTTGCATCTAACTATCTGACTACACATCAGCGAACACACACAGAGCAATCTtatagctgtaatcaatgtgggaagagttttactcagccAAACACTCTGATAGTACatctgagaacacacacaggagagaaacctcatggctgtgatcaatgtgggaagagatacTCTGATAAAAGATCTCTGATAAAACATCAGACAATACATACATGA